The DNA region CCACGTGGGAATTCATCCGCAAAAGCAGCATGGGTATTCCTACATAGGGGCTGCGGTGCTGCGCGGGAGAATTTCAGCCGAGCAGTTGTTGGCTGCCGCAGAGTTGGCCGAAGGCTTTGCGGCAGGTGAGCTGCGAACCACCAACATGCAAAACCTGGTGATCGTGAATGTGCGCAAGGAACGGGCGGAGGCGCTGGCGCGGGAGTTGGAAGCAATTGGGCTGCGAACGAGCGCGTCGCCGTTCTGGCGGGGCGCGATTGCCTGCACGGGGTCGGAGTTCTGCAAATTGGCGATCACCGAGACCAAGAGTTTTACGCGGTGGTTGGTAGAAGAACTGGAAGAACGACTACCTGGCTTCGATCAGCAGTTAAAGCTGAACGTCACGGGCTGCCCGAACAGTTGCGGACAGCACTGGATCGCGGACATCGGTCTGGAGGGAAAGAAGATCAAGGTGAATGGTCAGCTGGTGGATGCCTATTACTTCTGTGTCGGCGGGGCAGTGGGTAAGCAGCAGTCGATAGCGCGTGCGGTTGGATATCGCTGCCTCGCTTCAGAGGTTCCGGACGCAATGGAACGCCTGCTGAGTAGCTATCAGGCGCTGCGGCACGAGGGCGAGAATCTGCGGCAGTTTTTTGCCAGGCACACCAATGACGAACTGCGAACTTTCCTGGCAGGAGGTCTGATTGCTGCGGTCGCACGGGATATGGCAATGGGCACAGTCCCGCCCGGAATCGAGGGATAACTCGAATATGAGCATGAACCTGTTTCCGATTTTTCTGAAGCTTGAGGGTCGCGAGGTCGTGGTGATCGGCGGCGGCGCGATCGCCGAATCCAAGCTGGAGGGATTGCTGTCGGCTGGAGCTCGCCTGCGGCTAGTCGCGCCTGAATTGACACCGGGGATCGCGAAGATCATCGCTCGGGGCCGGATCGGCTGGCGTCAGGGGACATTTGAGCCTGCTGATTTAAACGGGGCGTTCATGGTGATCGCCGCTACCGACGAGCGATCAGTAAACGAGGCTGTATTCCAGGTTGCGCAAGAGAAAGGCGTGCTCTGCAATGCCGTAGATGATCCCGATCATTGCCACTTCTACTATCCGGCAGTGGTGAGGCGGGGCAAGCTGCAGATCG from Terriglobales bacterium includes:
- a CDS encoding bifunctional precorrin-2 dehydrogenase/sirohydrochlorin ferrochelatase, with translation MNLFPIFLKLEGREVVVIGGGAIAESKLEGLLSAGARLRLVAPELTPGIAKIIARGRIGWRQGTFEPADLNGAFMVIAATDERSVNEAVFQVAQEKGVLCNAVDDPDHCHFYYPAVVRRGKLQIAISTAGLSPALAQRLRKQLEAQFGEEYGAWLDWLGAVRHNLFASQMNSEERKKILHRVASHTSFETFASCKSHHQVQEGTQ